CTGATGAAAAGGACAGAATTTTCAGAGGTCTGATCATCAAAATTCGAAAAAAGAAAATTGGATCAAACCCAGTTCAGAAAATGCGCAAATTAAggatcaaaaacataaaaagatggTAACTTTTTTTACCTCAGAGAAACCGATATTGAAATCTGAGAAGCTTTTGTGTTCGTCGAGTGAAATGAATTGCTTGTGAATGCTGAGATAGAGAGGAAATGTGACTCAACAACCAGTCTTTGTTCTTATCCAATCAATGGAAACCTAACTTTAATCATTTTCCACTATGGACGGAAGTTTGATGAAACCACAGAACATGACAAAGTGACATGGAacattacatatgtttaatattcTTTATTGGTAATATATAATGTCCAAAAACAAAAGTGTAGGTCACTTCCCAAAGAAGATAATATAAAcacattattatataataattgcAATATGATAATTGAGTGATTCAAGTGGCGATTGCATTGATATGCGTGAACAGTTGCCTGCAACATTCTATACTTAACTAAACCAATAGAACTTGAACCAAAATAACCGAATCAAACCAAATTGAAACCTTTTCGGTAGAGTATGAGCTAACCGGGTACGGGTGATCAGTCTCTCACTCTCTCACCAATAATCTTTACAGGAACACACTCCCTTCTTGAAATGATGGAATCTGTTTGCATCTCTAAGAATGATCTCTCGCTCCATCACTTTCGAAATCAGTTTAATGGCGGCGTGGCAATCTCCACAGACTCTAAGGTTTTTGATGACTCGAATGGGAACTCCTTCCGGTAGCTTCAAGAGTCCATAAGCAACTGCCAGCCTCTCGCTGTGCAATCTCAAGTTATCCATTTTCTCTTCCTCGTCTACATCATGCAACACGTGGCTACAGTCAGGACTATAGCCAGCTTCTCTCAATAACCCCTCTGTTTTCTCCAACATCATCGATATCAACGTCTTCTCGGGATGGTTTCTTATATCTCCACGGAAGAAAGTGTGCACTTTCTTGTCTACTTCGATCCAGCTGCAACCAGGGAACTTACTCACATTCTTGTTCCTCATGTCTTTCCTCATCTCTGCAACATCTCCCCAGTTAGCTCGAGACGCGTTTATACTAGACAACAAAACGTACGGACCAGCGTTCTCTGGCTCGATCTCGAAGAGTTTCGTCGCGGCAACTTCAGCTAAATCAAGACGCGAGTGAGTTCTACAAGCTCCCAGCAGAGCTCCCCAAACTGTAGCGTCTGGCTTTATTGTCATAGTTTCGATCAGCTTCATCGCTTCGTCTATCCTCCCCGCACGCCCAAGCATATCCACGGTGCAAGAGTAATGCTCAACGCTTGGTGCAACGCAAAACCTCGACTCCATCGATTCGAATATCTCAACCCCTTCCTCCACTTTCCCTGCATAGCTACACGCTGTCAGAATCGCGATTATGGTGACTTTATTAGGCATTGTGCCAGACGAGGGCATCTCATGGAAAACCTTCAGAGCTTCTTCTCCTAAACCGTGCGAAGCGTAACCAGAAATGATCGAGTTCCACATGATAACGTCCTTTGAAGGAAACCTGTCGAACACTAGCTTTGCCTTCACAAGCTCCCCGCATTTCACATACATGGTCATCAAAACAGAGGCGACGTACACATCAACATCAAACCGACATCTAACCAAGTGAGCATGGACCTGTCTACCGTACTCAAGACTCGCTAAGGATCCACAGACCGAAAGAACACTGATCAAAGACGGAAAGCTCGGTCTGACTCCTTGTCTCTGCATTACGCCAAACAAATCAAGAGCTTCCAATTCGAAACCGTTTCTCTCGTAAGCTTTGATCATCCCCCTCCAAGTAGCATCGTCTCTCTCATTCATCGAATCTAAAACCCTCCTCGCTTTCGCTATCTCCCCTCTCTCTCCCAACCCAACGATCATCGCATTACAAGCGATAACCGGTTTCATCGGCATCGCCTCAAAGAACTCCTCAGCTTCTTCCATCCTCCCACTCAGTGTATACCCCAAAAGCATTGAAGTCCAAGAAACCTCAGTCTTCTCCGGCATCACTTCAAACAGCTTTCTAGCAACATCCACCCGGTTATTCTGACAATAACCAGTAACCATACTCGTCCAAGTAATCACATTCCTATCCCTCATAGCATCAAAAATCATCCTAGCCTCATCTACTCTACCTTCTTTACACAACCCACCAATCATGTTGGTACTCGCCACAACATCCTTCACAGGCATCATATCATACAACCTACGCGCGTCGTCGACACGCCTGTCGTCGATAAACCCACCAAGCATCACAGTCCAAGAAACCTCATTCCTCTCAGGCATTCTCCAAAACAACGTCTCCGCTTCAGCGACCATACCTTCTTGCACGTAGCCTTTCACCATCGCCGTCCACGAGACGACGTTCCTCTCCGGCATCATCTCAAACGCTTCCCTGGCTTCGTTAATCATCCCGTTTTTAATATACCCTGAAACCAGACCGTTCCAAGAAACGATGTTTCTCTCGGGCATTTCGTCAAACAGGTGGCGCGCTTCTGTTGGCATGCCGTTTGAGAAGTACCCGGAGACGATGGAGTTCCAGGAACCGATTGCTTTGAAGCCTAGTGAATCGAAACACTTGCGAGCTTCGTTGATTTGGCCGACCTTTGAGAGGCGAGAGATTTGGAAACTGGAATTGACTGCACAGTAGCTTCTTTGCAGGATTAAGTGAACCCTCTTCATTTGAGAGTTTAGAATGTTAAAACACAACGAAAcaatttttgtttgattaaattcttcttagtttgatttttctaaaagaaattatgttttaaaacataaattatgtaaacataaactatatgaactaaattcaatataaaactgaaacaatttttgttttaaaagtcacaaaagtatataagaattaaaacaaatgaaagttaactaaactaaaataaaaccaACATCATTAGTAATATTTCTTATATCATTAAAATTCAAAAGCCTACAAtgaatgaaatattttaaatcaaatattttgatgattacatattaggttagaataatatatgttaatgaatacaaaatggaaaatatatggtttagtattagaattttagtatattggtattactaatatttttaatttaaataattacaaaaacccatcggtttctcggttcggttcggttcaaaccgaaccgaaccgaaccgaaccattcgggttggaaaaatcttcaaccgaatggtttgaaatagactttggttcggtttgaatcggattcggttcggttggTTCGGTTCGActcggttcagttcggttttttttttgctcacccctacagaaaatgaaaaatttcttgCTTGATTTAAGTCCAATCaccaaaatactaaaatattaggTAATAATCTGCGCATTGCGCGGAGTAAGAttattaatttctttatttattagGATAAGAAGATATTAGGGCTCCGATTGGTAACGACTGTTGCTTTAGACTGTTACTTTAGAATTTTGACTGTACAGATTTTGACTGTAAAAATTGTGGCtgtcatttaaaataaatttgaaggTCTAATTGATATTAAAAACTACAAAAGCTGTGACCACtactttatataaaataaatttatgctaaattctaatatatgtgtgtatatatatatattgaaaacggCAATGAACTAATATATTAAATGTTACAAATGTaactttgatttattttattaaaatatatttaataataattgattattacttttttggttatagaaaaagtgtcattttaacattttaatatatataaaatatccatttagaattttcatataatttatacaaattttaactgtaatatttgttattaaataTGTTTATCTTATAcataatttgatttatattaaaagctattggtacaaaaatataattaataatgacACTTTTATGAAAAAGAactaagtaataatttttttacaaacaaaatccaatttaaaataatttatattttgttatactaTTTATTGAATttcgttttagtttttttgaattgtttaattttttttattaaaggaagaggaagatttgaaaaaaaaatgcaaaaatatatatattaaaaaggaCCCACAACCTTCTCAAAGTTTCTTGAACGTGGCTTTAGAACAAATCAATATTTGAAGACTAAAAATGTGACAGTCAAACGGTTGAAGGCTGTAGAAGTtttagagaaagaaaagaagctAAAAGCCTGATTGGCTTTAAATTAACTTTGAGGACTGTGTGGTTACGTAAAGTCACAACAGCTTTCATGCCGATCAGACCTTTGAtatgtttaatctggatatcagtttggttttaggttagttttatttttatttttaatctactaaaatataactatcattttaaatcaatatttattttgtttattcggttaaaatgctcaaaaattttagattttttaatgataaccaaaaactatttatttggtttcatgttatatgaattttagaaaGTCCTAATGTCAAACaaatggtttcatattataatttctaaatgcatgaaaaatcaaataaaatctagataattataaaaaaaaatattattaagacaaatcatttcattaCATTTTGGTCGATGGTGAAAGGAagcattacaaaaataatatttcagcTTTCAAGAGAATTAGAATACTTCACTTGTAGTGAATATTTAGTTCTATAGGTGTTCACATCAATATGCACATGTATGTAGAGCTGGGAAAAATAtctgtaaattttgatttgatttgttatcCTTTTCGattcgaaaaaaaaatctggatataCGTAACTCTACGAAGAAAATCAAACATTAGTatgcaatatccgtaaaaaCTGAAGTAAACcacaaatactaatattaaaaaaaacggaTAATCGATCCGATCCGTTATAcgcttatatataaatatatgtaatgaattatatatatatacgttatataaataatatattctatataaattttacaatctttttatttactaaatttattaaattgggTATTAGTATTCAAAAAagtatataagtttttttatttttgtaataaaattttatgattttacttttttatttatttttaatttctttatttattcGAAACCggttaaaaatctaattttttcgGGACATTGTATATCTGGATGGCTACAAATCGAATCGGATAATTGATTATTTGGACGAAACAAATTGGATCACAAATACTTCCAAAACCGCGGATATCCGATTCGTGCCCGCTCttacatgtatgtgtatgtaaaaaaatatataaaggtggttgataaatatataaaaactaccgtaattaactttaaaagatatttttgttcaaagaacgtgcatgtgagttttatattgaaaaaacgtaaaataatatatagtgtgaacgcatttatgtagagtttggctGAGAAGCTCTCTGCACGTGACACGTCAGCGTACTCATTCTCAAATCACTGTGAGGCTACCACGTGGCAAACGTAATGTGAACACATTAAATAACAatgtttctcctttaatgtATAAGGGATACATTAACCTAATACAAATTGATATCTACACAATTTTATGGAAGGAGTATTTACATAATTAACATAACTAATGgactaatatatatgtaatcctTCTTCAAGATGGTGTGTGAATATTAACTAACTTTTTgcagtaaaaatatatatattaaacaaacttagaaaaaaactgttaaattcatttatattggGCCTGGAAATTCGGGAGCCGTCGGATTCGGTTCAATTGATTCAGAATTTTGAATCTTTAGTATTATGCCAATAAGTTTCATTCGATCATTACTAATTTCCGGATCGAGTTCAGTTCAGTTTCTTCCAGATTCGGGTTTCGATCGGATCATAACCAATGTCTGAAAtgcccaaaaatattttttttattgtttaaaaaaattaacaaaaaactcaaaatacatTAGGGGGATTTGctaaaaatgactcaaaacttgattttgaatacaaaagtgtaccccaaattcaatcaaatgcaaaagtaacccaaaagcctagtgaaattacaacagcCTCTTATGAGCAAACCAAATACATGTATTCAATTTTACCATTATAACCCAGAACTTCACCACAACAGCTACCTACTCGTTAATCACCAAGAATCGTGAGCTTATGAACCTTACATAATTTGTAATCAAAAACTTCagttttttttgatgaattttgagagaaagtgtaagatatgtggTTTGTGTGGATAGGAAATGAGAAAGGATGAGAAAAAATCGAAATAGGGCATTAACACTCTCAATTTGGTAGTTCATGGCGGTTGAGGTATTGATGTCAATGACAAAGTTATAAATATTTGGTGAAGATGGGGATGGTAAAGTAAAAGCCTTGTTGtcgaaaaaaaaagtaatggaattttcgtgaataactagAACTTCTAGGGTGAATCGGacaaaacaaagtttcaaaaaaaacataggttgtttttgtgtttgacttgaaattttgagtcattttttaAAGAACATCATGTACTCCAATATATTAATGAttcaaaaatctaattaaaactaGTTAAACTACCTAAACTAactaaaaagaatttaaaataacaaaaaaaaaactaaaaaaatattttaaatactctaaaatatctaaactacttttatatttatatgtatacattaatatatttaactaattttgaaatttttggaTCTTAGTTTGGATTTTTGTTCAGTTCGTGTTGTACCCGAACTCAACAGTACAATATTCTTAATTCTCGTtcgaatatttttatataaagattTGGATGGTGTTTAAGTTATTCCGGTTCAAGTTAATATCGGAGCTACAATTTGTGGTAAAGACGCCCATTCCTATTTAAGAGCCAATATTTtaagacttattcttgggttcaatcttataggttcaccaaccaataggattgtgttattttatattcgatatcttttaaaaaaagaaacaaaatattgccatattatattatcttttttaaattaaaaggtaaaaataaataaataaaaaatagtagtaattacaaaaaaaaaatatttttaacgtcgtgagcaaaacattaaaccctaaatcataatccctaaaccctaaatcctgaaccctaaacccttgggtaaatcctaaactctaggataaatcttaaactctaaatcaaaatcactaaacactaaaacactcaagggtttagggtttagggtttatgatttagggtttagagttttagggtttagtgtttttatttagaatttaggatttatctaagagtttagggtttacccaagggtttagggtttacccaagagtttagagtttactcaagggtttagggtttacccaagggtttaggtttacccaagggtttagggtttaggatttagggtttagtgttttgctaaCGACgttgaaaagatttttttaattcttttttctgtagctgctattttttttttactttttaattttaaaaacataatataacttgataatattttatttccttttttaaaagatatcgaatttgaaataatgaaatcctattggccGGTGAACCttaggggg
This genomic stretch from Brassica napus cultivar Da-Ae chromosome C9, Da-Ae, whole genome shotgun sequence harbors:
- the LOC106449021 gene encoding pentatricopeptide repeat-containing protein At1g56690, mitochondrial — translated: MKRVHLILQRSYCAVNSSFQISRLSKVGQINEARKCFDSLGFKAIGSWNSIVSGYFSNGMPTEARHLFDEMPERNIVSWNGLVSGYIKNGMINEAREAFEMMPERNVVSWTAMVKGYVQEGMVAEAETLFWRMPERNEVSWTVMLGGFIDDRRVDDARRLYDMMPVKDVVASTNMIGGLCKEGRVDEARMIFDAMRDRNVITWTSMVTGYCQNNRVDVARKLFEVMPEKTEVSWTSMLLGYTLSGRMEEAEEFFEAMPMKPVIACNAMIVGLGERGEIAKARRVLDSMNERDDATWRGMIKAYERNGFELEALDLFGVMQRQGVRPSFPSLISVLSVCGSLASLEYGRQVHAHLVRCRFDVDVYVASVLMTMYVKCGELVKAKLVFDRFPSKDVIMWNSIISGYASHGLGEEALKVFHEMPSSGTMPNKVTIIAILTACSYAGKVEEGVEIFESMESRFCVAPSVEHYSCTVDMLGRAGRIDEAMKLIETMTIKPDATVWGALLGACRTHSRLDLAEVAATKLFEIEPENAGPYVLLSSINASRANWGDVAEMRKDMRNKNVSKFPGCSWIEVDKKVHTFFRGDIRNHPEKTLISMMLEKTEGLLREAGYSPDCSHVLHDVDEEEKMDNLRLHSERLAVAYGLLKLPEGVPIRVIKNLRVCGDCHAAIKLISKVMEREIILRDANRFHHFKKGVCSCKDYW